ctgtgctatGCAATCAGTTCTCACTGTGTAtgtgtcagtagctcagtcgtgtccaactctgtgaccccatggactgtagcccaccaggctcctctgtccaagggactctccaggcaagagcactggagtgggttgctatttccttctccatcagttcTCATTAATCTATTATTCACATAGTGGTGTATgtatgccaatcccaatctcccaatccatcctatctccccttccctctttgACATCCATATGCTTGTCCTCTACATCCAtgactttatttctgctttgcagataagttcatctgtactgtttttctagatttcgcatatatgcatgaatatacgatatttgtatttctttttctgacttactttatccTGTATGactgtctctaggtccatctacaccTTTGCAAATGGcccaacttcattcctttttatggctgagtagtattccattgtatatatgtaccacatcttctttattcattcctccatCAATgtacatttaggctgcttccatgtcctggctgtggAAATAGTGtggcaatgaacattggggtgcatgtatcttttgagcagcaatatttttaaagctatgaAATTTTTCtgatctattttcatttttattagcattctttttaatacaaCAAAATAATTACTTAGAACCTCATTAGCAATAGCTAATGATTCTTTAGCAAGTACCCTAATAACTTTCTCTACAGGACTTTTGCACCCTGCTCAGCTGGAGTCCGTGCTGTCCCCAGCACATACAACGAAGACATTTGGCCATGTCCTCAAATGcccttttccctccttcctgctACTGCTGCCCATCCTTCAAGGTTCCTTATCAATTCTGAATCTCTTCTAAAGCCTTCCCTGGACTCCCCAGCTCTTAATGACCTCCCTGCTCCTAAGAACCTGAAAACCAGCCCCTCAGCCACACCTGCCATCTCTGAAGCTGTGTGGCAGTGCATGGGTGGTATCTTCACAGCGAGAACATTAGTAACTAGCAAACAGTGCCCATTAACCACTGCTTGATCCAGCTGCTTCTCCCACGCCAGCTTACCTGACATAAACTCCTGTAGTAGCATCTTCCATGAACAGGGTGCTCAGTACTTATCTGTCGATAGATTAATTGATCTGAGTACATGTGAATTCTCATGCCAGCCAGATGTCATAGCTAGAAAGTGCAAACAAGATCAGATGCCTTGAAATGAAGTTTTATATTCACTCTTGAGAAATTTGGTCAAATGTAAGACTTTCTGTCATCTCTCCATTGATGGAAAACACTTGAGAAGGGATCCTGAGTCTGCCACTTGCTGTGTGAATACCCACTCCAAAGAGCATGGAACTTTAGTGTGAACGGCTGGAGAGGTACACCGGACTCAGTAATGGGTGTGCATGTGAGGTTGAGAGCAGGGGTTCCTTAACCAACACAGATGCTCTGAACAATTTGATAAAATGTTAGACAAAGCTACATAAGTAAAGTACCCCTGACATGCAGGCCATCTGAATGCATGTGATGAGGCTGTGAAAATACAATCTGCAGAGTTTGCATAAACAGGGCACACACTGTGTGGTTCGAGGAGTTGACAGCATGATTATTCATCAGGTCACAAGCCTGCACAGTCTGTCTACCGCTTCCATGCAGGAGCCGGGCAGCTGGAGCCGTGGCAGGAATGGAGGTTCAGCCCACTCCCGTCTCCTGGCTATTTCTATGAAGCAGCACACAAGGGTGTGGTGCACTCTCTGAGCGTGCCCGGCTACCCACCTCTCATCACCTGAGCCCTGGGCAGAGTTGGGGTCTGAAGCTGAGCCCATTGGGTTCACTGTCCAGCTCTGAGGGTGCTGCTGGCCGGCAGTGTTGGCCCCATCGACGTCCCACCATGTAATCAAGCAAAGAGCCTGAGCCCACACCGTAGGGTTTCCCAGCCCCAACTCTCAGCCTGGGAAACTCTCTTCGTTTAACACCAGCACTTGGAGCTACCACTTCCCAGGCGCTGTGCACACATTGGAGTCTCCCACAGCTCCTATACAAAGATGCGGGACCAGAGAGGTCACGTGACATGGCTAGGGCTCACAACCAGGCTCCGTGCCAGCTGCTCCAGTTCTCCTGAGAACATCTTCACCCAAAGTCCAGGAGATATTTGAAGCACCTGTGGCTTGTCCAGCAGGTCAAAGATGGATGTTTAGCAACTAATGCCTggtgacatgggcttccctggtggctcagacggtgaagaatctgcctgcaagggagacctgggtttgatctgggtggggaagatcccctggaggagggcatggcaacccactccagtattcttgcgtggagaatccccgtggacaggggagattggttggctacagtccatgcggtcacaaagagtcggacacgactaagagactacGCACACCTGGTGACAGAGAGCAGGACCAGTTTTTTCCCGTGGATCTTGGGTTCAAGCAAGAGCccagaggcagagaagagagggaaggaggtcaGGTGCGGGGTgaggaagggaggagacagagacgGACAACTGGTGGGCTGGGAGGAGCACCTGATTAGACTCAGAATAGCTAAGCAATGGCCTGGTCCCTGCCACtcactgctgtgtgacctggggcaagtcactgccttctctgggcttATGTTCTCAAAGGAAGAAGGAGTCACAGGGACAAAGGAGGCATGGGGCTCTCAGACTGCTCCAGGTTGTACTTTTCTGATCAGAGGGCCATCCAGAGTCTGGCACTGTTAGACCTGATGCCCATACGAGCACGGTTCAGCCAGCGGAATCCAGGGCTCTTTGATCTCTGCTCCAAGTGAAGTCTGGCTGTCCTCCGCCCTGCTCTGCGTCTTACCACCCACTCTTCCCCACTTTACTTCAGCCCTGTTTCCAGTGTTAGGGACTTGGATTCTCCCAGCCCTCTCACCTGCATCTCCCAGCTCACCCGACTCCCCTCTGTCACTGGCTGACCCAGGCTGTCTGCTTGAAGTTTGCCTCTCTGGGTGGCACCCCCCAAACTATCCCCAGTGTCAGGCCTGGGGGTAGCCAGCAGGGTGACAGCAGGAGCTGGACAAGGGAGGATAAGCTGAAGGGAAGAGAAAACCACCAGACCGGACAGGGCTAGTGAGGACAGCTGGGTGCCTTGGCCTCTTCTGGGGTCCCCTCAGGTGGTCCCCATGGGCAGGCCCAACCCTGTAGGTTATGGCCAGCAGCCATCCGGACTGGGTCAGTGTCTGTTCTCGGGGACCAAGGTCCCAGGTATCCCTGTTATGAAATATTTTGGATCACCCTGTCACTTCTTACCACTCAGAGCCAGAAGAAACAGACCCAAAACCAAAATCCACACTTTTGCAACAAGCTTCGATCAAACACCCCACTAACTAACCACAGAGAATAGACAGAGGCGAGATTTctatgccaagagaacacactttaTTGGGTAAATTTCCAGGGAAGCTTAGTTTTACATGGCGTAAAAGCAGTCAAAGCCAGAAACACAATCTAAGATGTTTTTTGGTAGAAAAATCTGCTGAGCGGGGAGTCCCTCTAGGGAAGGAGAGGTGGGGGTCATTTAGAGCCGGGACCCACAGGGGTGTTCTCCATCCTGTGGGCCAGGGCCTGCCCGGTTACAGTGGCTGCAAGTGCTCCCTGGAAGAAATGATCTTCCCATCTCTGATCTCCTCCGTGATGGTGCGGATCTGGGTGCTGAGCTGGGGGGCCGGGGCACAGGGACCGGTTGAGACGTAAGGAACTCTAACAGCAGGCTTGCATTCCGTGGCACAAGGATGGGCAGGCAGCCTGAGGAAATGAGATCATGTCAAGGCCTGTTTGGCATTGGCCGTTGAACTGACTGGCATGTCAAACATACATGAGGGTCAGGTGAGATGGGTGGGAGACCACGACAAATGGCGCAGATGGTGCCTCTCTGAAATCCCTTGAGGGCTGCATAGACAAAGATCAGAAACTCCCAGCCAGAACCAATGGATGGAGAAGTACGGTGAGTGGGGCCAGCTTGTCCCCCTGCAAATGCTtaaagcccaggaccagaaggAATGTCTCTCCAGAGGCTGTGATCAAGCCCCCCCTTCATCTGCACAATAACCACTTCAGGACTGATGCCCTCACCGTGGTACTCAGCATTGGGTCCAGGTGAGCCTTTTCCCCAAGTCTGGACCCCCGGGACCCACGGCCACTCACTTGCAGTCTTCTCCCTCGAGCAGGCGGCGGTAGGTGGCGATCTCTGACTCCAGCCGGGCCTTGACATCCAGCAGCACCTGGTACTCCTGGTTCTGCCGCTCCAGGTCGCAGCGAATCTCAGCCAGCTGAGCCTCCACATTGCCAATCAGGCCCTGCATCTGGGCCAGCTGGGAGCTGTAGCGGGCCTCAGTCTCTGCCAGGGTGGATTCTAGGGAATTCCGCTgcaaagggaaagaggaagcaCTGCCAATGGGAGGGAATTTCCCCTAGAGACCCACAGCCCTGGGTATCTCCATACCACTAGTGATCACCACCTATGATAACCGAGGCTGGTGGATTGGGGCACCTGCCAAGGGCCAGCCCCTCAGGCAGGGGCCACTCACCATGCTGTGCTGAGCCTGCAGCTCGATCTCCAGGGCGTTGACGTTGCGTCTCAGCTCGATGATCTCTGTCTGGCAGCACTGCAGCTGCTCTGAACTGGACACCACCTGCTGGTTCAACTCCTCGGTCTGAAAATCGTGAGAGGACCCAGAGCAGAGTCAGAGCAAGTGAAGCCACTGTCAAGGGTGACCCCACCCCACAAGCTTGTCCAGGGCTGGCCTGGCCTACCTGGGTGTTGAACCAGGCCTCCACATCTCTGCGGTTATTCTCCACTAGGGTCTCATACTGGCATCTCATCTCATCCAGGATCTTGTTGAGGTCCACCGGGGGAGCAGCATCCACCTCCACATTCAGCCGGTCCCCAAGCTGGCATCGGAGTGTATTGACTTCCTGCAGAGAGCAGGCAAGATGGCATAAGGTTGTCACAAGGATGTTGGATACGAGTTTGACTGACCTGGGTAAAAAGCCTCCTCCTTCGGTTGTCAGCTGTGTGACATTAAACAGGatgcttaacttctctgggcttcagccTCCTCATGcaccctgacctgcctccttgGAGAATTTGGAAGATGATGCAAATACCAGGTAAGTAGAATCATTATCAGGCGCTACCCTCCAAATGGAGATTTAGTATCATGCCCAGGAGTGTGGGATCCATATGACCTTAGACAAgtgacttaacctttctgtgcctcagtttcctcatctaaaaaatgGAGCTTGTAATAGTATTTACCTCCCAGAATTATTGTGAAGATGACATGAAACAAGAATGAAATACAAAGTGCTTTGTAGAGTTCTTGGCACACGGTGGGCCATCAGTAAATGTCAGCTGGGGTTACTGTGGAAGTGGTCGTCACCGTTGTTACACCCAAGGGTCAGCAGTGGCTCCCTTCTGGGTGGGAATAATTAGGAGGCTATGTGAGACCAGCCTCACCTCCTCATGGTTCTTCTTGAGACATATCAGCTCCTCCTTCAGAGACTCCACCTGCATCTCCAGGTCAGCCTTGCACAGGGTCAGCTCGTCCAGGATCCGGCGCAGGCCATTGGTGTCGGCCTCCACCAGCTGCCGCATGCCCAGCTCCGTCTCATACCTGCACACACAGAGCCCTGCTGAGTCTGCGGCAAGGCAGCCACTCACAGGCAGGGCCCGCCACCTTGTTGTCCAGCTGCTTGGGGTCAGCATCGCTGTGGTTCTCTCCCTTGACCCAGAAAGGATCTAGAACTGTGCCACACTTCCCACTTACAGCTGCATCTGGCCTCACTCTCACTCTACCAGCTCCCAGAGGCAGAGGACAGAGGCAAGGGAGCAGCACAGAACTGCCTTCCCAGATCAGGCCACTCACTTGGTCCGGAAGTCATCGGCAGCCAGCTTGGCGTTGTCAATTTGCAGGACCAGCCTGGCATTGTCAGCCTTGGTCAGCAGGATCTGGGGAACCAGGGCCATCCTGTGAGCTGGGGAAGGCCCAGCAGTGggggggcaggtgggaggggacagCCCAGCTTTCAGAGGCCATACTTCTAAGTACCTTTGGCATCTCCAGCCCTGAGCTCCGAGCCTAGATATAGAGGGAGTGTCAGTCCTGgaaagtcattagaaaagaccctgatgctgggaaagattgagaacaggaggagaaggggacgacagaggatgagatggttggatatggttggatggcatcaccaattcaatggacatgagtttgagcaaactccaggagatagtgaaggccagggaatcctggtgtgctatagtccatggggttgcaaagagttggacatgacttaacgaatGACCAGCAACAACAGTCCCAGGAGGGGCATCACAGTGGCCATCAGCCCTGACACCTGCAGCCCCAAAGGCACAGTGGGTCACACCAAGGTGAGCAGAGAGAACCAGGCCAACCTGGATTCAGATTCCACATCCAACACCTACAGACTATGGTATCTTGAGAAAGTGCCCGAACCTCCCTAAAATTCAACTTCCACATCTGTTGGATGGAACCAATAATGTCCATCTCTCCAAGATGAGAAATACACAAACAAAAGGAAGGGAAGGCATTAGGCGCAGAGCTTGTGTCCAGTAAGGACATGGTGTGTGTGATTGCTCTTCCTATAGCTGAGACTGGCTGGAAAGGAGGGGAGTTTACAAGCAGAGAGAGGTCTGGGTCCCCCAAGAAACCAAACCCCTAGAGAGAAAAGCTGGCCCTAATAGGAGAGAGAATCCTCTGGGAGCTACAGCCTCATCTGCAGTGGGATGAGACAGACCGCTCCCAGGGTCTGAgtggctgggctggggtggggccaggCCCCAGGTACCTT
The DNA window shown above is from Bos javanicus breed banteng chromosome 19, ARS-OSU_banteng_1.0, whole genome shotgun sequence and carries:
- the KRT36 gene encoding keratin, type I cuticular Ha6, with the translated sequence MASQFCSPIFSSGSIRGHCGATSGISRVSCVRSVGSCRGPSLAGSASSVRLGLSSLGSCLPGSFLSSGFHSSGFAGAGGWFCEGSFNGNEKETMQFLNDRLASYLEKVRQLERENAELESRIREWYESQAPYICPDYQCYFKTIEELQQKILLTKADNARLVLQIDNAKLAADDFRTKYETELGMRQLVEADTNGLRRILDELTLCKADLEMQVESLKEELICLKKNHEEEVNTLRCQLGDRLNVEVDAAPPVDLNKILDEMRCQYETLVENNRRDVEAWFNTQTEELNQQVVSSSEQLQCCQTEIIELRRNVNALEIELQAQHSMRNSLESTLAETEARYSSQLAQMQGLIGNVEAQLAEIRCDLERQNQEYQVLLDVKARLESEIATYRRLLEGEDCKLPAHPCATECKPAVRVPYVSTGPCAPAPQLSTQIRTITEEIRDGKIISSREHLQPL